One window from the genome of Thermococcus siculi encodes:
- the rplM gene encoding 50S ribosomal protein L13, translating into MRIINAEGLILGRLASKVAKMLLEGEEVIIVNAEKAVITGNREDIFAKYKQRTELRTRTNPRRGPFYPKRSDELVRRTVRGMLPWKTDRGRKAFKRLKVYVGVPKEFEGKQLETISEAHMSRLATPKYVTVGEVAKFLGGKF; encoded by the coding sequence ATGAGGATAATTAACGCTGAAGGACTCATACTCGGAAGGCTCGCCTCGAAGGTCGCCAAGATGCTCCTTGAGGGCGAGGAGGTCATCATAGTCAACGCCGAGAAGGCCGTCATCACCGGAAACCGCGAGGACATCTTCGCCAAGTACAAGCAGAGGACCGAGCTGAGAACCAGGACCAACCCGAGAAGGGGCCCGTTCTATCCGAAGAGGAGCGACGAGCTCGTCAGGAGGACCGTCAGGGGAATGCTCCCCTGGAAGACCGACCGCGGAAGGAAGGCCTTCAAGAGGCTCAAGGTCTACGTCGGCGTTCCGAAGGAGTTCGAGGGCAAGCAGCTCGAGACCATAAGCGAGGCCCACATGTCGAGGCTCGCCACTCCCAAGTACGTTACCGTTGGCGAGGTTGCCAAGTTCCTCGGTGGAAAGTTCTGA
- a CDS encoding 30S ribosomal protein S9 gives MKVIQTAGKRKTAIARATIREGKGRVRINRKPVEIIEPEIARFTIMEPLVLAGEEIVGKVDIDVKVEGGGFMGQAEAARVAIARALVEWTNDMNLKEKFMKYDRTMLVGDSRRTEPHKPNRSTKGPRAKRQKSYR, from the coding sequence ATGAAGGTCATTCAGACTGCTGGTAAGAGGAAGACGGCCATCGCGAGGGCCACCATCAGGGAAGGAAAGGGCCGCGTCAGGATCAATCGCAAGCCCGTCGAGATAATCGAGCCGGAGATAGCACGCTTCACCATCATGGAGCCGCTCGTCCTTGCCGGCGAGGAGATAGTTGGCAAGGTCGACATCGACGTCAAGGTCGAGGGCGGCGGCTTCATGGGACAGGCCGAGGCTGCGAGGGTTGCCATAGCCAGGGCCCTCGTCGAGTGGACCAACGACATGAACCTCAAGGAAAAGTTTATGAAGTACGACAGGACCATGCTCGTCGGGGACAGCAGGAGGACCGAGCCGCACAAGCCCAACCGCTCGACCAAGGGTCCGAGGGCCAAGAGGCAGAAGTCCTACCGCTGA
- a CDS encoding DNA-directed RNA polymerase subunit N, whose protein sequence is MIVPVRCFTCGKVIGDKYYEFKARVEKGEDPEKVLDDLGVERYCCRRTLLSHVELIDQVMVYKVY, encoded by the coding sequence GTGATAGTCCCCGTCAGGTGCTTCACGTGTGGAAAGGTCATAGGAGACAAATACTACGAGTTTAAGGCCCGCGTCGAGAAGGGCGAGGATCCCGAGAAGGTGCTCGACGACCTCGGGGTTGAGAGGTACTGCTGCAGGAGGACGCTCCTCAGCCACGTCGAGCTGATCGACCAGGTAATGGTCTACAAGGTGTATTGA
- a CDS encoding DNA-directed RNA polymerase subunit K codes for MFKYTRFEKARIIGARALQIAMGAPILIDVPEGITPLDAALLEFEKGIIPLTVIRPS; via the coding sequence GTGTTTAAGTATACCCGCTTTGAGAAGGCCCGTATCATAGGGGCGAGGGCCCTTCAGATAGCGATGGGAGCGCCCATCCTCATAGACGTCCCGGAAGGAATCACGCCGCTCGACGCAGCTCTGCTCGAGTTCGAGAAGGGCATAATACCGCTCACCGTAATAAGGCCGAGCTGA
- the rpsB gene encoding 30S ribosomal protein S2, with protein MEEYLVPLDQYLAAGVHIGTQQKTQDMKKFIYRVRQDGLYVLDVRKTDERLRAAGKFLARFDPESILAVSVRLYGQKPVKKFGDVTGARAIPGRFLPGTMTNPKVKKFVEPDVLIVTDPRADHQAMKEAIEIGIPIVALVDTENFLSYVDVAIPTNNKGRKALALIYWILAREILYNRKEIESREDFKVPVEDFEMRIIRT; from the coding sequence ATGGAGGAATACCTTGTTCCGCTCGACCAGTACCTTGCCGCCGGTGTCCACATCGGCACCCAGCAGAAGACCCAGGACATGAAGAAGTTCATCTACAGGGTCAGGCAGGACGGCCTCTACGTCCTCGACGTCAGGAAGACCGATGAGAGGCTCCGCGCCGCCGGTAAGTTCCTCGCCAGGTTCGACCCGGAGAGCATACTTGCGGTAAGCGTTAGGCTCTACGGCCAGAAGCCGGTCAAGAAGTTCGGCGACGTCACCGGCGCCCGCGCGATACCCGGCCGTTTCCTCCCTGGAACCATGACCAACCCCAAGGTCAAGAAGTTCGTGGAGCCGGACGTTCTCATCGTCACCGACCCGAGGGCCGATCACCAGGCCATGAAGGAGGCCATCGAGATCGGTATTCCGATCGTCGCCCTCGTTGACACCGAGAACTTCCTCAGCTACGTCGACGTTGCCATACCGACCAACAACAAGGGTAGGAAGGCCCTTGCGCTCATCTACTGGATCCTCGCGAGGGAGATCCTCTACAACAGGAAGGAGATCGAGAGCAGGGAGGACTTCAAGGTCCCGGTCGAGGACTTTGAGATGAGGATCATCAGAACCTGA
- a CDS encoding 50S ribosomal protein L40e gives MARFPEAEARIFRKYICMRCGATNPWKAKKCRKCGYKGLRPKAKEPRGGMGR, from the coding sequence ATGGCGAGATTCCCCGAGGCTGAGGCCAGAATCTTTAGGAAGTACATCTGCATGCGCTGCGGTGCCACTAACCCGTGGAAGGCCAAGAAGTGCAGGAAGTGCGGCTACAAGGGTCTCAGGCCCAAGGCCAAGGAGCCGCGCGGTGGAATGGGACGCTGA
- a CDS encoding PadR family transcriptional regulator, whose product MTTPMERLRNKITKEVLWLYILRLLKERPMYAYELKERIKEAFNFEPATVSSYVVLYKLEKEGYVTAEWQESQTGKPSRKYYKLTPEGEKLLEDGIAFLEDMVSKLKGE is encoded by the coding sequence ATGACGACCCCGATGGAGAGGCTGAGGAACAAGATTACCAAGGAAGTTCTGTGGCTCTATATCCTTCGACTCCTGAAAGAGAGACCGATGTACGCCTACGAGCTGAAGGAGAGAATAAAGGAGGCGTTCAACTTCGAGCCGGCAACGGTCAGCTCGTACGTCGTCCTCTACAAGCTGGAGAAGGAGGGCTACGTGACCGCGGAATGGCAGGAGAGCCAGACGGGGAAGCCATCGAGGAAGTACTACAAGCTCACGCCCGAGGGGGAGAAGCTCCTCGAGGACGGCATAGCTTTTCTCGAGGACATGGTCTCCAAGCTGAAGGGAGAGTAA
- a CDS encoding FUN14 domain-containing protein, which translates to MEFDVNAMMGDMGVGAIVGFVTGYAVKKVMKIALALIGAYVVSLLWLEQKGVLIIDKDRLFNLVGEWSHEILTAGEKVMALLPGTAAFLGGFALGFHKG; encoded by the coding sequence ATGGAGTTCGACGTTAACGCGATGATGGGGGACATGGGGGTCGGTGCTATAGTCGGCTTCGTGACCGGCTACGCCGTCAAGAAGGTCATGAAAATAGCACTCGCACTCATAGGGGCCTACGTCGTCAGCCTCCTCTGGCTGGAGCAGAAGGGGGTCCTTATAATCGACAAGGACAGGCTGTTCAACCTGGTCGGTGAGTGGAGCCATGAGATACTGACCGCCGGGGAAAAGGTGATGGCACTCCTGCCTGGGACGGCGGCGTTCCTTGGCGGCTTTGCCCTAGGGTTCCACAAAGGATGA
- a CDS encoding metallophosphoesterase family protein — protein MTYVAVLANINGNFPALMKALERIEELKEEGYEIEKYYIIGNIIGLFPYPREIIDTLDDLIKSNRVRIIRGEFDQVIAESDPHAEGSDYIDRVNYPEYVKMALKHTWEALGHEGREFIRDLPIYLVDRIGKNDIFGVYGSPLNPFHGQVLPEQPTSYYEAIMRPVKDYEILFVASPRYPVNAMTRYGRVVCPGSVGYPPGKGHRATFALVDVDTLHTKFIEVDYEEEKRLIEERIRKENLPEELIKILYRGKV, from the coding sequence ATGACGTACGTTGCGGTTCTGGCCAACATCAACGGAAACTTTCCGGCCCTCATGAAGGCCCTTGAGAGGATAGAGGAACTCAAAGAGGAGGGCTATGAGATAGAGAAGTACTACATCATTGGAAACATCATCGGCCTCTTCCCGTATCCGAGAGAGATCATAGACACCCTCGACGACCTCATTAAGAGCAACAGGGTCAGGATCATCAGGGGTGAGTTCGACCAGGTTATCGCGGAGAGCGATCCCCACGCAGAAGGGTCGGACTACATCGACAGGGTGAACTATCCAGAATACGTGAAGATGGCCCTAAAACACACCTGGGAGGCCCTCGGGCACGAGGGAAGGGAGTTCATAAGGGATCTCCCGATATACCTCGTCGACAGGATAGGGAAGAACGACATCTTTGGCGTATACGGAAGCCCGCTCAACCCGTTCCACGGACAGGTGCTTCCCGAGCAGCCAACGAGCTATTACGAGGCAATAATGCGCCCTGTTAAGGACTACGAGATACTCTTCGTGGCATCACCAAGGTATCCAGTTAACGCCATGACCCGCTACGGAAGGGTAGTGTGCCCGGGCAGCGTTGGCTATCCGCCCGGAAAGGGACACAGGGCAACGTTCGCGCTGGTGGACGTTGACACGCTCCACACGAAGTTCATAGAGGTGGATTACGAGGAGGAGAAGAGGCTAATAGAGGAAAGGATAAGGAAAGAGAATCTCCCGGAGGAACTCATCAAGATACTGTACCGTGGAAAGGTCTAA
- a CDS encoding Lrp/AsnC family transcriptional regulator, producing MDELDLRILSLLQENARLSYREIARELKVAVGTVYNRVKKMEEEGIIRGFAPVLDYEKLGFGLTAVIGVKARGRRIIEIEREIAKNDRVMIVYDITGEFDIVVVAKFKDRADMNRFVKWLLSLEGVEKTNTSVAMQVVKEDMRLKLTED from the coding sequence GTGGACGAGCTTGACCTCAGGATTCTCTCCCTGCTCCAGGAGAACGCCCGTCTGTCCTACCGCGAGATAGCCAGGGAGCTGAAGGTGGCCGTGGGGACGGTCTACAACAGGGTCAAGAAGATGGAAGAGGAGGGGATAATCCGGGGCTTCGCTCCCGTTCTGGATTACGAGAAGCTCGGCTTTGGCCTCACGGCAGTTATAGGAGTGAAGGCCCGGGGCAGAAGGATCATAGAGATAGAGCGCGAGATCGCGAAGAACGACAGGGTGATGATCGTTTACGACATAACAGGGGAGTTCGACATCGTTGTGGTCGCAAAGTTCAAGGACAGGGCCGATATGAACCGCTTCGTCAAATGGCTGCTTTCCCTGGAAGGTGTGGAAAAAACCAACACGAGCGTAGCGATGCAGGTGGTAAAGGAGGACATGAGGCTAAAACTAACGGAGGACTAA
- a CDS encoding phosphoribosyltransferase family protein, translated as MSQLKSVQEKLRLVRVLRLLKKTYTYEELSKITGLPITVLNRYVRGKVLPSAERTRELLKLLLPYINIEEEVRKRIKFDEYGFFDNMPVLSDTALMSLIAEDIAGRYMDMNVDKVLTAATDGIALGVHVARELNVDVVYAKKKKEVGVEKFYEVSYVPSASGSVTTLYLPQWALKKGENVLIVDDVIRSGETQRALLEMCRQAGAKPVGMFFLISVGDVVDRLKEEYSIPVESLIRLE; from the coding sequence ATGAGTCAGCTGAAGTCCGTGCAGGAAAAGCTGAGACTTGTCAGGGTGCTCAGGCTGCTCAAGAAGACCTACACCTACGAGGAGCTCTCCAAGATAACCGGCCTTCCAATAACCGTTCTCAACAGATACGTGAGGGGGAAGGTCCTTCCGAGCGCCGAGAGGACGAGGGAGCTCCTCAAACTGCTCCTCCCGTACATAAACATCGAGGAGGAGGTCAGGAAGAGGATAAAATTCGACGAGTACGGCTTCTTTGACAACATGCCCGTCCTCAGCGACACGGCTTTGATGAGCCTCATTGCCGAGGACATCGCGGGCAGGTATATGGACATGAACGTTGACAAGGTACTGACAGCTGCGACGGACGGCATAGCCCTCGGCGTCCACGTTGCCAGGGAACTCAACGTCGACGTCGTCTACGCCAAGAAGAAGAAGGAAGTGGGCGTTGAGAAGTTCTACGAGGTCAGCTACGTGCCGAGCGCGTCCGGAAGCGTCACCACGCTCTACCTGCCCCAGTGGGCACTGAAGAAGGGGGAAAACGTTCTCATAGTCGACGATGTCATAAGGAGCGGCGAAACCCAGAGGGCGCTCCTCGAGATGTGCAGGCAGGCGGGGGCAAAGCCGGTCGGGATGTTCTTCCTCATAAGCGTCGGGGACGTCGTCGACAGGCTGAAGGAGGAGTACAGCATCCCGGTGGAGAGCCTCATAAGGCTGGAGTGA
- a CDS encoding YkgJ family cysteine cluster protein — protein sequence MEKRWVATIDLETLEVEHDPTFKFKCIENCGRCCYELEIPIRDEDIVRIEELGYNAWEFVDYDKMFYRGDKFLSYALKKRPFDGGCVFLDPETKRCRIYHHRPLACRLYPFVFVKNGKKMEVYVKMDSFCPGLNHPEGEPVTREFLLREYGDVIEEYRRKIVKRSE from the coding sequence TTGGAAAAGAGGTGGGTCGCCACGATCGACCTCGAGACCCTCGAGGTGGAGCACGACCCCACCTTTAAATTTAAGTGCATCGAAAACTGCGGGAGATGCTGCTACGAGCTGGAAATCCCGATAAGGGATGAGGACATAGTTAGAATCGAAGAACTGGGCTATAACGCCTGGGAGTTCGTAGACTACGATAAGATGTTCTACCGCGGGGATAAGTTCCTCAGCTACGCCCTCAAGAAACGCCCCTTCGACGGGGGCTGCGTTTTCCTGGATCCCGAAACCAAGAGGTGTAGAATCTACCACCACAGGCCCCTCGCCTGCAGGCTCTATCCCTTCGTTTTTGTAAAGAACGGGAAGAAGATGGAGGTATACGTCAAGATGGATTCCTTTTGCCCGGGCCTGAATCATCCCGAGGGGGAACCCGTCACAAGGGAGTTTTTGCTGCGTGAATACGGCGACGTTATAGAGGAATACCGCAGGAAGATTGTAAAGAGATCCGAGTGA
- a CDS encoding Lrp/AsnC family transcriptional regulator, with protein MIEAFVLVVVKPGYEDEVHTALAGHENIKEIYRVYGEYDLILRVEVGSIEELDSFHDGVLRKVRHIEMTETLIASSYRG; from the coding sequence ATGATAGAGGCGTTCGTTCTGGTGGTGGTTAAGCCCGGCTACGAGGATGAAGTCCACACTGCCCTGGCCGGACACGAGAACATCAAGGAGATATACCGGGTGTACGGGGAGTACGACCTCATCCTCCGTGTTGAAGTGGGAAGCATAGAGGAGCTTGACAGTTTTCACGACGGGGTTCTGAGAAAGGTCAGGCACATCGAGATGACGGAGACGCTGATAGCCAGCTCCTACAGGGGGTGA
- a CDS encoding signal recognition particle protein Srp54 — translation MPLEKLGKALNSALKKLARSRTVDEATIKEVVRDIQRALIQADVNVRLVLQLTKTIEKRALEEEPPAGASKKEHIIQIVYEELTKFLGKEAKPLEIREKPTILLTVGIQGSGKTTSVAKLARHLQKRGYKVGLVCSDTWRPGAYFQLKQLVEPLGIEVFGDPNEKDAVKLAREGVEYFKEKGVDVIIVDSAGRHKEESGLIEEMKQISEAIKPHEVILVIDGTIGQQAYNQALAFKEATPIGSIIVTKLDGSAKGGGALSAVAATGAPIKFIGVGERIDDLEAFDPKRFVSRLLGMGDIEGLLEKLEELQKQQEFKEEDLDKFLKGKFNLKDMYAQLEAMQKMGPLKQVLQMIPGLGYSLPEEAVKVGEEKLRRYRIIMDSMTEEELENPEIINYSRIKRIARGSGTSTAEVRELLNQYNQMKKMFKSMDKRKLAKMAKKFNFGGMGI, via the coding sequence ATGCCCCTGGAAAAGCTTGGAAAGGCACTCAACAGCGCCCTCAAAAAGCTCGCCCGCTCGCGGACGGTGGACGAGGCGACGATAAAGGAGGTAGTGCGAGACATACAGAGGGCACTCATTCAGGCTGACGTTAACGTCAGGCTCGTGCTCCAGCTGACGAAGACCATAGAGAAGAGGGCACTCGAGGAGGAGCCTCCAGCTGGCGCCTCCAAGAAGGAGCACATAATCCAGATAGTCTATGAGGAACTCACCAAGTTCCTCGGGAAGGAGGCAAAGCCCCTTGAAATCAGGGAGAAGCCCACTATCCTGCTCACGGTTGGTATTCAGGGTTCCGGTAAGACCACCAGCGTGGCGAAACTGGCGAGACACCTCCAGAAGAGGGGCTACAAGGTCGGCCTCGTCTGCTCCGATACCTGGCGTCCGGGAGCGTACTTCCAGCTCAAGCAGCTGGTCGAGCCTCTGGGAATAGAGGTCTTCGGCGATCCCAACGAGAAGGACGCGGTGAAGCTCGCCCGAGAGGGAGTGGAGTACTTCAAGGAGAAAGGGGTCGACGTCATCATAGTGGACTCCGCCGGAAGGCACAAGGAGGAGTCGGGCCTCATCGAGGAGATGAAGCAGATAAGCGAGGCCATAAAACCCCACGAGGTCATACTGGTCATAGACGGAACCATCGGCCAGCAGGCCTACAACCAGGCTCTGGCCTTCAAGGAGGCAACCCCGATAGGTTCCATAATCGTGACCAAGCTCGACGGTTCCGCCAAGGGTGGTGGAGCGCTCTCCGCCGTTGCCGCCACTGGTGCACCCATAAAATTCATAGGTGTCGGCGAGAGGATAGACGACCTCGAGGCCTTCGACCCCAAGCGCTTCGTTTCCAGGCTCCTCGGAATGGGGGACATTGAGGGCCTCCTTGAGAAGCTCGAGGAGCTTCAGAAGCAGCAGGAGTTCAAGGAGGAAGACCTGGACAAGTTCCTCAAGGGCAAGTTCAACCTCAAGGACATGTACGCCCAGCTGGAGGCCATGCAGAAGATGGGGCCGCTCAAGCAGGTCCTCCAGATGATACCCGGACTCGGCTACTCGCTCCCAGAGGAAGCGGTCAAGGTCGGCGAGGAGAAGCTCAGAAGGTACAGGATAATAATGGACTCCATGACGGAGGAGGAACTCGAGAACCCGGAGATAATCAACTACTCCAGGATAAAGCGCATAGCCAGGGGTTCCGGAACGAGCACGGCAGAGGTCAGGGAACTCCTGAATCAGTACAACCAGATGAAGAAGATGTTCAAGAGCATGGACAAGAGGAAGCTGGCCAAGATGGCCAAGAAGTTCAACTTCGGGGGGATGGGGATATGA
- the mtnP gene encoding S-methyl-5'-thioadenosine phosphorylase codes for MPRIAIIGGSGVYDPKLLQNVREEFVSTPYGKVRVKIGEYEGEEIAFLARHGEGHSVPPHKINYRANIWALYELGVERILSTSAVGSLNEAMKPGDFVILDQLMDFTKTRHYTFYDGEESPHDRKFVAHVDFTDPYCPELRKALITSARELGFTYHPAGTYACMEGPRFETRAEIRALKILGADVVGMTQCPEAALARELEMCYASVAIITNFAAGISTEKLTHTEVVELMAQKSEEIKYLLMKSIRYIPKERRCGCKDALKGATGE; via the coding sequence ATGCCGAGGATAGCGATTATTGGAGGTTCCGGAGTCTACGACCCCAAGCTGCTCCAGAACGTCAGGGAGGAGTTCGTGAGCACGCCCTACGGAAAGGTCAGGGTGAAGATAGGCGAATACGAGGGGGAGGAGATAGCCTTTCTGGCAAGGCACGGCGAGGGGCACAGCGTCCCGCCCCACAAGATAAACTACCGCGCCAACATCTGGGCGCTCTATGAACTCGGGGTTGAGAGGATACTCTCGACTTCGGCCGTTGGTTCCTTAAACGAGGCCATGAAGCCGGGAGACTTCGTGATACTCGACCAGCTCATGGACTTCACCAAAACCAGGCACTACACCTTCTACGACGGCGAGGAGAGCCCCCACGACAGGAAGTTCGTCGCCCACGTCGACTTCACCGACCCCTACTGTCCCGAGCTGAGGAAGGCGCTCATAACCTCCGCAAGGGAGCTGGGCTTTACATATCATCCAGCAGGAACCTACGCCTGTATGGAGGGGCCACGCTTCGAGACTAGGGCGGAGATAAGGGCACTCAAGATACTCGGTGCCGACGTCGTTGGAATGACCCAGTGCCCGGAGGCTGCCCTTGCCAGGGAGCTTGAGATGTGCTACGCCAGCGTTGCAATCATTACGAACTTCGCCGCGGGCATAAGCACCGAAAAGCTCACCCATACCGAAGTTGTCGAACTCATGGCCCAGAAGAGCGAGGAGATAAAGTACCTCCTTATGAAATCCATCAGGTACATTCCGAAGGAGAGGCGGTGTGGTTGCAAGGACGCCCTCAAGGGTGCGACCGGTGAGTGA
- a CDS encoding NAD(P)/FAD-dependent oxidoreductase, with translation MKYDVVIIGASAGGITTAIAAKRFYPDRSVLVIKKEEVGMIPCGIPYVFGTLRSVDDDVLPVEMFLEPLGVEVLTDEVTEIDPRAKLVRTKSGREISWEKLVIATGSKPVKPEFPGSELEGVYTVPKDYHYLKEFRERVEDAEKVVIIGGGFIALEVGDEIRKLGKDVTIVVRSRLLRNSFDPEFSEMAEERLREEGIHIVYGQVERLLGSGRVEKVKLVDGTELDADLVIFSIGYRPNVDLAVKAGLRVTRYGIWTDEYMRTSHPDIFAVGDCVEHRDFFTGKPYPLMLASTATFEARIAGANLFKLQIVRENRRTIGVYSTHVAGLTLAAAGLTEEAAKKEGFEVIVGYGKGPDRHPAKFPDTSMITAKLIFSRDRGAILGAQIAGGKSVGEMINVLALAIQKRLTASELYTLQIATHPLLTASPVGYQILQAAEDALAKLRAGG, from the coding sequence ATGAAGTACGATGTCGTGATTATAGGCGCAAGTGCCGGAGGAATAACCACCGCGATAGCGGCGAAGCGCTTCTACCCGGACAGGAGCGTCCTAGTCATAAAGAAGGAAGAAGTGGGCATGATTCCATGTGGAATTCCTTATGTCTTCGGAACTCTGAGAAGCGTGGACGACGACGTCCTGCCCGTCGAGATGTTCCTTGAACCCCTGGGCGTCGAGGTTCTGACGGACGAGGTTACCGAGATTGACCCAAGGGCAAAGCTCGTCAGGACGAAGTCCGGAAGGGAGATATCCTGGGAGAAGCTCGTCATTGCGACCGGTTCAAAGCCGGTGAAGCCGGAGTTTCCGGGGTCGGAGCTGGAGGGAGTTTACACCGTCCCTAAGGATTACCACTACCTCAAGGAGTTCCGCGAGAGGGTTGAGGACGCTGAAAAGGTCGTAATAATCGGCGGCGGCTTCATAGCTCTGGAGGTCGGCGACGAGATAAGGAAGCTCGGAAAGGACGTGACCATAGTCGTGAGGAGCAGGCTCCTGAGGAACTCCTTTGACCCGGAGTTCAGTGAAATGGCTGAGGAGAGGCTCAGGGAAGAGGGAATCCACATCGTCTATGGCCAGGTCGAGAGGCTCCTCGGGAGCGGAAGGGTCGAGAAGGTCAAGCTTGTTGATGGGACCGAGCTAGATGCCGATCTGGTTATCTTCTCCATTGGTTACCGCCCCAATGTTGATCTGGCGGTTAAGGCGGGGCTGAGGGTCACGCGTTACGGCATCTGGACTGACGAGTACATGAGAACCTCCCACCCGGATATATTCGCGGTCGGAGACTGCGTCGAACACAGGGACTTCTTCACAGGGAAGCCCTACCCGCTTATGCTCGCATCAACGGCAACCTTCGAGGCGAGAATAGCCGGGGCCAACCTCTTCAAGCTCCAGATAGTCAGGGAGAACAGGAGGACGATAGGTGTGTACTCCACTCACGTGGCGGGTTTGACCCTTGCCGCGGCGGGACTGACGGAAGAGGCCGCCAAGAAAGAGGGTTTCGAGGTAATAGTCGGGTATGGAAAAGGTCCCGACAGGCATCCGGCGAAGTTCCCGGACACCTCGATGATCACCGCGAAGCTGATCTTCTCCCGCGACAGGGGAGCCATCCTCGGCGCCCAGATAGCCGGTGGAAAGAGCGTCGGCGAGATGATAAACGTTCTCGCCCTGGCCATACAGAAGCGCCTAACCGCGAGCGAGCTTTACACCCTCCAGATAGCGACCCACCCGCTCCTCACCGCCTCACCGGTCGGTTACCAGATACTCCAGGCGGCTGAGGACGCGCTGGCGAAGCTGAGGGCAGGAGGGTAA